The Halictus rubicundus isolate RS-2024b chromosome 3, iyHalRubi1_principal, whole genome shotgun sequence genome includes a region encoding these proteins:
- the LOC143352337 gene encoding uncharacterized protein LOC143352337 produces MAAATSVVVLDRGNNTTCTINLHGATVVSWRVNNQEQLFVSKQAVFDGKKAIRGGIPFVFPQFGAWTFGPPHGFARIIRWIVEKQPERLPSGDVEAIFSIMDSEFTRSMWNYPFRLTYRLILREKELHFNIGVYNPSKDHTFSFNLLLHTYFKVPDVRRCQITGLHGCTFIDKTRDNQIFQEGRDVVTVCEWTDRIYQNTQPEHIITNVVSGRKMRVQKYNFPDTVVWNPWQEKARDIPDFGDDEFPNMICVESGHVSSPVILLPGTAFEASQILQVM; encoded by the exons ATGGCAGCGGCTACTAGCGTTGTCGTGCTCGACAGGGGCAACAATACCACCTGCACGATTAATTTACACG GTGCCACGGTGGTATCCTGGCGAGTAAATAACCAGGAACAACTGTTCGTAAG TAAGCAAGCTGTGTTCGACGGAAAGAAGGCTATTAGAGGGGGCATACCATTTGTCTTCC CGCAATTTGGAGCATGGACGTTTGGACCACCCCATGGATTCGCAAGAATCATTCGTTGGATCGTGGAGAAGCAACCCGAACGATTACCCAGCGGTGACGTTGAGGCAATATTCTCCATAATGGATAGCGAATTCACCCGTTCAATGTGGAATTACCCCTTTAGGTTAACGTACAGACTAATTCTCCGGGAGAAGGAACTACACTTTAACATCGGCGTGTACAACCCCAGCAAAGATCACACGTTTAGCTTTAACCTGCTGTTACACACCTACTTTAAAGTGCCGGACGTCAGGAGATGTCAAATCACGGGTCTTCACGGATGCACTTTCATCGACAAG ACGAGAGACAACCAAATCTTTCAAGAAGGTCGTGACGTGGTAACGGTGTGCGAATGGACGGATAGAATTTACCAGAACACGCAACCGGAACACATTATCACCAACGTCGTGTCCGGCAGGAAAATGCGCGTGCAAAAGTACAATTTTCCGGACACGGTGGTGTGGAATCCATGGCAAGAGAAGGCCCGCGACATACCCGACTTCGGTGACGACGAATTTCCAAATATGATATGCGTGGAGAGCGGTCACGTCAGTAGCCCAGTGATATTATTACCTGGAACAGCTTTCGAAGCCAGTCAGATCTTACAG GTAATGTGA